The Oncorhynchus nerka isolate Pitt River linkage group LG12, Oner_Uvic_2.0, whole genome shotgun sequence genome includes a region encoding these proteins:
- the LOC115138761 gene encoding protein FAM186A-like isoform X1, giving the protein MASVKQEDCSQTLGLNVNIKDEVKEEEIETFVYHGPAGEFKEEMEEHQVLLLKDKGKRKPKGMEKETEKKRHRFTPGDEDLIISGVLGHWEDLFGAQAHIRPRGSKTATWNTIAGTLTSAVARCGDDVRKKYNLIRSQIKQKVSSIRTLSTQTGGGPNTVPALTDLEQQLFSRMAETEAGVGPVDLGFGLSQGEISSSGPPPAAEGTVESALPSVTMEELPSTSPSTPWPAPTVPPQPIISRPAPAHSGSAPQPMTSRPAPAHSIHSQSMNQIYFTKPFLHQQLSQSALQIPSLKPQIASNADALSGFAPQPITSCPAPAHSIHSGTAPQPITSRPAPAHSIHSGFAPQPITSCPAPAHSIHSGTAPQPITSRPAPAHSIHSGTAPQPINSRPAPAHSIHSGFAPQPITSCPAPAHSIHSGTAPQPITSCPAPAHSIHSDSTPQPITSGWTPQGPQANLLQQILDTQTQQIHVTQTAQHIHQALYDLLEKAHETQKAHLDVEKNRLQLDRERLRVETERLQVERERLKIEKDRLGEGEALRQLSVSGSVALEHQTPVSSRTASASPTLLLGTPSASMSSPLTLISPTAPHFDFLFSPFPLPVITTHSTQPSQISPAPTSPTLNIPASTSLTLTSSASTSPTLTSSPHSLIPPISGSVKRRVQETVRPWPTPTAKNTKHQ; this is encoded by the exons GGCCGGCTGGAGAGTTCAAAGAAGAGATGGAAGAACACCAAGTCTTACTACTCAAAG ATAAAGGAAAAAGAAAACCGAAAGGAATGGAGAAGGAAACTGAAAAAAAGAGGCACCGATTCACCCCTGGAGATGAGGATCTTATTATTTCAGGGGTACTTGGGCACTGGGAGGACCTCTTCGGCGCCCAGGCCCACATTCGCCCCCGGGGGTCAAAGACTGCAACCTGGAACACCATCGCTGGGACCTTGACCTCGGCTGTGGCGAGATGTGGTGACGATGTCCGGAAGAAGTACAATCTCATAAGGAGCCAAATCAAGCAAAAGGTTTCCTCTATCCGGACATTGTCCACCCAGACTGGTGGGGGGCCCAACACCGTGCCGGCGCTGACCGACCTGGAGCAGCAACTTTTCTCCCGAATGGCAGAGACCGAAGCTGGTGTAGGGCCTGTTGATTTGGGATTTG GTCTCTCTCAGGGAGAAATCTCCAGCTCTGGTCCCCCACCAGCAGCAGAGGGAACTGTGGAGTCAGCTTTACCCTCTGTCACCATGGAGGAGCTACCCTCCACCTCACCATCAACACCTTGGCCAGCACCAACAGTGCCACCCCAACCCATCATCTCCCGTCCTGCACCAGCTCACTCTGGCTCTGCTCCCCAACCCATGACCTCCCGTCCTGCACCAGCTCACTCAATCCACTCTCAATCAATGAATCAAATTTATTTtacaaagccctttttacatcagcagttgtcacaaagtgctttacagatacccagcctgaaaccccaaatagcaagcaatgcagatgcacTCTCTGGCTTTGCTCCCCAACCCATCACCTCCTGTCCTGCACCAGCTCATTCCATCCACTCTGGCACCGCACCCCAACCCATCACCTCCCGTCCTGCACCAGCTCATTCCATCCACTCTGGCTTTGCTCCCCAACCCATCACCTCCTGTCCTGCACCAGCTCATTCCATCCACTCTGGCACCGCACCCCAACCCATCACCTCCCGTCCTGCACCAGCTCATTCCATCCACTCTGGCACCGCACCCCAACCCATCAACTCCCGTCCTGCACCAGCTCATTCCATCCACTCTGGCTTTGCTCCCCAACCCATCACCTCCTGTCCTGCACCAGCTCATTCCATCCACTCTGGCACCGCACCCCAACCCATCACCTCCTGTCCTGCACCAGCTCATTCCATCCACTCTGACTCTACACCCCAACCCATCACGTCTGGCTGGACACCACAAGGCCCCCAAGCCAATCTGCTCCAACAAATCCTGGACACACAAACGCAACAAATCCATGTTACACAGACCGCCCAGCACATCCACCAAGCTCTTTATGATTTATTAGAAAAAGCACATGAAACACAGAAGGCACACCTGGATGTGGAGAAGAACCGGCTCCAGCTGGATAGAGAGCGCTTGAGGGTGGAGACAGAGCGCCTGCAGGTGGAGAGGGAGCGCCTCAAGATTGAGAAGGATCGCCTGGGGGAAGGGGAGGCGCTTCGGCAGCTCTCTGTCTCCGGGTCAGTCGCCCTAGAACACCAGACGCCTGTGAGTTCAAGAACTGCCAGTGCCTCCCCCACCCTTCTTCTGGGAACACCATCAGCCTCCATGTCCAGTCCCCTCACATTAATATCACCTACTGCACCACACTTTGATTTCTTATTTTCCCCATTCCCATTACCGGTAATCACAACCCATTCCACCCAGCCATCACAAATCAGCCCTGCCCCAACCTCTCCTACCTTAAACATTCCTGCCTCAAcctcccttaccttaaccagctCTGCCTCAACCTCTCCTACCTTAACCagctctccccactctctcatccctccaatcTCCGGATCTGTTAAACGGCGAGTTCAGGAGACAGTCCGGCCTTGGCCTACACCCACTGCTAAGAATACAAAACATCAATAA
- the LOC115138761 gene encoding protein FAM186A-like isoform X2, with the protein MEEHQVLLLKDKGKRKPKGMEKETEKKRHRFTPGDEDLIISGVLGHWEDLFGAQAHIRPRGSKTATWNTIAGTLTSAVARCGDDVRKKYNLIRSQIKQKVSSIRTLSTQTGGGPNTVPALTDLEQQLFSRMAETEAGVGPVDLGFGLSQGEISSSGPPPAAEGTVESALPSVTMEELPSTSPSTPWPAPTVPPQPIISRPAPAHSGSAPQPMTSRPAPAHSIHSQSMNQIYFTKPFLHQQLSQSALQIPSLKPQIASNADALSGFAPQPITSCPAPAHSIHSGTAPQPITSRPAPAHSIHSGFAPQPITSCPAPAHSIHSGTAPQPITSRPAPAHSIHSGTAPQPINSRPAPAHSIHSGFAPQPITSCPAPAHSIHSGTAPQPITSCPAPAHSIHSDSTPQPITSGWTPQGPQANLLQQILDTQTQQIHVTQTAQHIHQALYDLLEKAHETQKAHLDVEKNRLQLDRERLRVETERLQVERERLKIEKDRLGEGEALRQLSVSGSVALEHQTPVSSRTASASPTLLLGTPSASMSSPLTLISPTAPHFDFLFSPFPLPVITTHSTQPSQISPAPTSPTLNIPASTSLTLTSSASTSPTLTSSPHSLIPPISGSVKRRVQETVRPWPTPTAKNTKHQ; encoded by the exons ATGGAAGAACACCAAGTCTTACTACTCAAAG ATAAAGGAAAAAGAAAACCGAAAGGAATGGAGAAGGAAACTGAAAAAAAGAGGCACCGATTCACCCCTGGAGATGAGGATCTTATTATTTCAGGGGTACTTGGGCACTGGGAGGACCTCTTCGGCGCCCAGGCCCACATTCGCCCCCGGGGGTCAAAGACTGCAACCTGGAACACCATCGCTGGGACCTTGACCTCGGCTGTGGCGAGATGTGGTGACGATGTCCGGAAGAAGTACAATCTCATAAGGAGCCAAATCAAGCAAAAGGTTTCCTCTATCCGGACATTGTCCACCCAGACTGGTGGGGGGCCCAACACCGTGCCGGCGCTGACCGACCTGGAGCAGCAACTTTTCTCCCGAATGGCAGAGACCGAAGCTGGTGTAGGGCCTGTTGATTTGGGATTTG GTCTCTCTCAGGGAGAAATCTCCAGCTCTGGTCCCCCACCAGCAGCAGAGGGAACTGTGGAGTCAGCTTTACCCTCTGTCACCATGGAGGAGCTACCCTCCACCTCACCATCAACACCTTGGCCAGCACCAACAGTGCCACCCCAACCCATCATCTCCCGTCCTGCACCAGCTCACTCTGGCTCTGCTCCCCAACCCATGACCTCCCGTCCTGCACCAGCTCACTCAATCCACTCTCAATCAATGAATCAAATTTATTTtacaaagccctttttacatcagcagttgtcacaaagtgctttacagatacccagcctgaaaccccaaatagcaagcaatgcagatgcacTCTCTGGCTTTGCTCCCCAACCCATCACCTCCTGTCCTGCACCAGCTCATTCCATCCACTCTGGCACCGCACCCCAACCCATCACCTCCCGTCCTGCACCAGCTCATTCCATCCACTCTGGCTTTGCTCCCCAACCCATCACCTCCTGTCCTGCACCAGCTCATTCCATCCACTCTGGCACCGCACCCCAACCCATCACCTCCCGTCCTGCACCAGCTCATTCCATCCACTCTGGCACCGCACCCCAACCCATCAACTCCCGTCCTGCACCAGCTCATTCCATCCACTCTGGCTTTGCTCCCCAACCCATCACCTCCTGTCCTGCACCAGCTCATTCCATCCACTCTGGCACCGCACCCCAACCCATCACCTCCTGTCCTGCACCAGCTCATTCCATCCACTCTGACTCTACACCCCAACCCATCACGTCTGGCTGGACACCACAAGGCCCCCAAGCCAATCTGCTCCAACAAATCCTGGACACACAAACGCAACAAATCCATGTTACACAGACCGCCCAGCACATCCACCAAGCTCTTTATGATTTATTAGAAAAAGCACATGAAACACAGAAGGCACACCTGGATGTGGAGAAGAACCGGCTCCAGCTGGATAGAGAGCGCTTGAGGGTGGAGACAGAGCGCCTGCAGGTGGAGAGGGAGCGCCTCAAGATTGAGAAGGATCGCCTGGGGGAAGGGGAGGCGCTTCGGCAGCTCTCTGTCTCCGGGTCAGTCGCCCTAGAACACCAGACGCCTGTGAGTTCAAGAACTGCCAGTGCCTCCCCCACCCTTCTTCTGGGAACACCATCAGCCTCCATGTCCAGTCCCCTCACATTAATATCACCTACTGCACCACACTTTGATTTCTTATTTTCCCCATTCCCATTACCGGTAATCACAACCCATTCCACCCAGCCATCACAAATCAGCCCTGCCCCAACCTCTCCTACCTTAAACATTCCTGCCTCAAcctcccttaccttaaccagctCTGCCTCAACCTCTCCTACCTTAACCagctctccccactctctcatccctccaatcTCCGGATCTGTTAAACGGCGAGTTCAGGAGACAGTCCGGCCTTGGCCTACACCCACTGCTAAGAATACAAAACATCAATAA
- the LOC115138767 gene encoding gastrula zinc finger protein XlCGF7.1-like produces MASVKDSSQTLLLNIITKDEEEEVKIWEYDDYSGASPEMTSSNSSQTLGLKVIIKEEEDDDIGESDHGETSNSSDQVETFPASGKKHQEWSKAKGSHHCPHCEESFPFPSYLERHLRKHSGEKPYACSICGKRFPASHHLTVHQRVHTGEKPYHCSDCGMNFSQLSGLKGHQRTHTGEKPHHCPTCSKSFSYLRDLQRHQLIHTGEKPYSCSDCGKGFTSPSHLTVHKRVHTGEKPYNCSECGESFSYVGSFKHHQRIHTGEKPYSCPDCEKRFTSSNQLKVHQRVHTGEKPFCCSECGDFFSQQSNLKSHQRTHRREALPLISL; encoded by the exons ATGGCATCAGTGAAAGACAGCAGTCAAACACTCCTGTTGAATATCATCAcgaaagatgaagaggaggaagtgaAGATTTGGGAATATGATGATTACTCAG GAGCGAGTCCAGAGATGACATCATCAAACAGCAGTCAAACACTGGGCCTGAAAGTCATCATAAAAGAAGAGGAAGACGACGACATTGGGGAATCTGATCACG GAGAGACCTCTAACTCCTCTGACCAAGTTGAGACATTTCCTGCATCAGGGAAGAAACATCAGGAATGGAGCAAAGCTAAGGGGTCTCACCACTGCCCACACTGTGAGGAGAGCTTCCCATTCCCATCATATCTTGAAAGACACCTTCGAAAACAttctggagagaagccttatgcCTGCTCTATCTGTGGGAAACGCTTTCCTGCATCACATCATCTAACAGTTCATCAACGAgtgcacacaggagagaagccttaccactgctctgactgtgggatgAATTTCTCTCAACTGAGTGGCTTGAAAGGTCACCAacgaacacacactggagagaagcctcaCCACTGCCCTACCTGCAGCAAAAGTTTCTCCTATCTGCGAGACTTGCAACGTCATCAGCTGattcacacaggagaaaagccttactcctgctctgactgtggaaagggTTTCACCTCACCAAGCCATCTAACAGTTCATAAGAGAGTGCACACTGGAGAAAAGCCTTATAATTGTTCTGAATGTGGGGAGAGTTTCTCTTATGTAGGTAGCTTCAAACATCACCAGAgaatacatacaggagagaagccataCTCCTGTCCTGACTGTGAGAAGCGCTTCACCTCGTCGAATCAGCTAAAGGTTCACCAGAGGGTGCACACGGGAGAGAAACCTTTCTGCTGCTCTGAATGTGGGGACTTTTTCTCTCAACAAAGTAACTTGAAATCACACCAGcgaacacacaggagagaagccttaccattgATCTCACTGTAG